A DNA window from Hydra vulgaris chromosome 13, alternate assembly HydraT2T_AEP contains the following coding sequences:
- the LOC105844887 gene encoding opsin-3 produces MNVEKIVSRVYLSAVLVTSLALNITVFYIYLLKVKKKELTHFFIVSISITNLLESTVGIIPQLVISNETLLERTPLCISSSFAVLGFAITNITHLAVLSFIRTVAVKYPMLYLKYHKIIRFKVTLILACYAYGFVWATLPLIGWSKYDLDLDKKRCSLDWKLTKSNSFSYILAIYICCNILPGIVIALTLYFSTKTIYRRQSCKLRQNFKKSILEREYLKICYLSAIAYFFFWTTYAIIGALTLLQVQISPSLATFTALITKLSTISNVVVNCFVLKSFRNHFINLKFIRIIKKYLEVLKVKKHSKLDHTV; encoded by the coding sequence ATGAATGTTGAGAAAATAGTTTCAAGGGTATATCTTTCCGCAGTTCTTGTGACATCATTAGCGTTAAACATCAcagtcttttatatttatttattaaaagtaaagaaaaaagaacTAACCCATTTCTTTATTGTAAGCATTTCTATTACAAACTTACTTGAATCGACAGTTGGAATAATACCTCAATTAGTAATATCCAACGAAACTTTGTTAGAGAGAACTCCGTTATGCATTTCAAGCAGTTTTGCTGTTTTAGGATTTGCAATAACTAATATCACACATTTGGCAGTACTTTCATTTATCAGAACTGTGGCCGTAAAATACCCGATGCTTTATTTAAAGTATCATAAAATAATTCGGTTTAAAGTAACGCTAATTTTAGCATGTTATGCGTACGGGTTTGTTTGGGCAACACTTCCTTTAATTGGTTGGTCAAAATATGATTTAGATCTTGATAAGAAGCGATGTTCGTTAGATTGGAAATTAACGAAATCAAAttcattttcatatattttagcTATTTATATTTGCTGCAATATTTTACCAGGAATAGTCATTGCATTAACGTTGTATTTTAGCACAAAGACAATTTATCGCCGACAGTCTTGTAAGTTAcgtcaaaatttcaaaaaaagtatattagaaagggaatatttgaaaatatgttatttatcagcaatagcatatttttttttttggacaacATACGCAATTATTGGTGCTTTGACATTATTACAAGTTCAAATTTCACCGAGTTTGGCCACATTTACAGCATTAATAACAAAACTCTCCACAATTTCTAATGTAGTTGTTAATTGCTtcgttttaaaatcttttagaaatcattttattaacttaaaatttattagaataataaaaaaataccttgaagtattaaaagttaaaaaacattcgAAATTAGATCATACCGTATAA